A DNA window from Kitasatospora atroaurantiaca contains the following coding sequences:
- a CDS encoding putative Ig domain-containing protein: protein MISRTRGFRPVALAAAALVALAWPAVAPHHAAAAVTPAVKAAPAATAAVQHRVLFDNSKAETAGNADWIISTSIPDPLGQNANPTTETSWTGAISAWGVALQKTGSYSLKTLPSGSTITYGTGGALDLANFDTFVLPEPNIRLSAAEKTAVMTFVQNGGGLFLISDHTQSDRNNDGWDSPAIINDLLTSNGVDDSDPFGFSVDLLNITTDNPRAISDASDPVLHGSFGTVTGSILRNGTTFTLKPADNPSVKGLVYRTGYSGNTGAFFVTSTFGSGRVAIWGDSSPADDGTGQSGNTLFNGWDDPAGTNAALALNATAWLASGSGSSTGSVSLNPGARTGTVGTASSLQLSATDTAGGTLSYSASGLPTGLSVNSSTGLISGTPTAAGTYTVTATATDSTGPSASATFTWTISASGGGCTPAQLLGNPGFETGSAAPWTETNSGGSSTINSSTGEPARTGSYDAWLDGYGSTTTDTLAQTVTLPAGCSTYTLSFWLHIDTAETGTTSYDTLKAQVLNSSGTVLSTLATYSNTNAAAGYVQRSFNLSAYAGQTITLKFTGAEDYTKQTSFVLDDTAVNVS, encoded by the coding sequence ATGATCAGCAGGACCAGAGGTTTCCGCCCGGTGGCACTGGCCGCCGCAGCCCTGGTGGCACTCGCCTGGCCGGCCGTCGCGCCGCACCACGCGGCCGCCGCCGTCACCCCGGCCGTCAAAGCCGCCCCGGCCGCGACGGCCGCCGTCCAGCACCGCGTGCTGTTCGACAACAGCAAGGCCGAGACGGCCGGCAACGCCGACTGGATCATCAGCACCAGCATCCCCGACCCGCTCGGCCAGAACGCCAACCCCACCACCGAGACCAGCTGGACCGGCGCGATCTCCGCCTGGGGCGTGGCCCTGCAGAAGACCGGCTCCTACAGCCTCAAGACGCTCCCCTCCGGCTCCACCATCACCTACGGCACCGGCGGCGCGCTCGACCTCGCCAACTTCGACACCTTCGTCCTCCCCGAGCCGAACATCCGGCTCAGCGCGGCGGAGAAGACGGCTGTGATGACCTTCGTGCAGAACGGCGGCGGGCTCTTCCTGATCTCCGACCACACCCAGAGCGACCGCAACAACGACGGCTGGGACTCCCCCGCCATCATCAACGACCTGCTGACCAGCAACGGGGTCGACGACAGCGACCCCTTCGGCTTCTCGGTCGACCTGCTCAACATCACGACCGACAACCCGCGGGCCATCAGCGATGCGAGCGACCCCGTCCTGCACGGCTCCTTCGGCACCGTCACCGGGTCCATCCTGCGCAACGGCACCACCTTCACCCTGAAGCCCGCCGACAACCCCTCCGTCAAGGGCCTGGTGTACCGCACCGGATACAGCGGCAACACCGGCGCCTTCTTCGTCACCAGCACCTTCGGCAGCGGCCGGGTCGCCATCTGGGGCGACAGCTCCCCCGCCGACGACGGCACCGGACAGTCCGGCAACACCCTCTTCAACGGCTGGGACGACCCGGCCGGCACCAACGCCGCCCTCGCCCTCAACGCCACCGCCTGGCTCGCCTCGGGCAGTGGCAGCAGCACCGGCAGCGTCAGCCTCAACCCCGGCGCGCGGACCGGCACGGTCGGCACCGCCTCCTCCCTCCAGCTCTCGGCCACCGACACCGCCGGCGGCACCCTCAGCTACAGCGCGAGCGGCCTGCCCACCGGCCTGTCCGTCAACTCCTCGACCGGCCTGATCAGCGGCACCCCGACCGCCGCCGGCACGTACACCGTCACGGCCACGGCCACCGACTCCACCGGCCCGTCCGCCTCCGCCACCTTCACCTGGACCATCAGCGCCTCGGGTGGCGGCTGCACGCCCGCCCAGCTGCTCGGCAACCCCGGCTTCGAGACCGGCTCGGCCGCGCCCTGGACCGAGACCAACTCCGGCGGCAGCAGCACCATCAACAGCAGCACCGGCGAACCCGCCCGCACCGGAAGCTACGACGCCTGGCTGGACGGCTACGGCAGCACCACCACCGACACCCTCGCCCAGACGGTGACCCTGCCGGCCGGCTGCAGCACCTACACGCTCAGCTTCTGGCTGCACATCGACACCGCCGAGACCGGCACGACCTCGTACGACACCCTCAAGGCCCAGGTCCTCAACAGCTCCGGCACCGTGCTGTCCACCCTGGCCACCTACTCCAACACCAACGCAGCCGCCGGCTACGTCCAGCGCAGCTTCAACCTGTCCGCCTACGCCGGGCAGACCATCACCCTGAAGTTCACCGGCGCCGAGGACTACACCAAGCAGACCTCGTTCGTCCTGGACGACACCGCCGTCAACGTGAGCTGA
- a CDS encoding class I SAM-dependent methyltransferase — protein sequence MSARALSFGAIAEAYERFRPGYPKELFDLVMTYAGRPVRTALEIGAGTGKATRLFAEHGVAVTATEPDAAMLTELRRMVPANVRTVRAAFEDLRPGETYGLVYAAAALHWTRPEGRWSRVAALLEPEGVFASFGGPVQLADPAVEESVRAARAPFLESDEFPSPDGTAPDEEMQWPGTELQRSQLFSDVQQAVVKRRLTVSAPHYIGHLSTVSAYLQLPHSRRQQAYDAIAQVLPETVEIAADITVHLARRRSE from the coding sequence ATGTCTGCTCGTGCACTGAGCTTCGGCGCGATCGCGGAAGCCTACGAACGGTTCCGGCCGGGGTATCCCAAAGAGCTCTTCGACCTGGTGATGACGTATGCGGGCCGGCCGGTTCGGACTGCCCTGGAGATTGGTGCAGGGACAGGTAAGGCAACCCGTCTGTTCGCCGAGCACGGGGTCGCGGTCACGGCGACGGAGCCCGACGCAGCGATGCTCACCGAGCTGCGCAGGATGGTGCCCGCAAACGTGAGGACCGTCCGGGCCGCGTTCGAGGACCTGCGGCCGGGTGAAACGTACGGGTTGGTCTATGCGGCAGCGGCCCTGCACTGGACACGCCCGGAGGGCCGGTGGTCACGTGTGGCCGCGCTACTGGAACCAGAGGGTGTGTTTGCCTCATTCGGTGGCCCGGTTCAGCTGGCCGACCCGGCTGTTGAGGAATCTGTGCGTGCGGCACGGGCGCCGTTCCTGGAGAGCGATGAGTTTCCGTCTCCCGACGGGACCGCTCCGGATGAGGAGATGCAGTGGCCGGGCACGGAGCTGCAGCGGTCTCAGTTGTTCTCCGACGTTCAGCAGGCCGTCGTCAAGCGGCGCTTGACCGTGAGCGCTCCTCACTACATTGGTCACCTGTCGACCGTGTCGGCGTATCTCCAACTGCCGCACTCGAGGCGGCAGCAGGCGTACGACGCGATCGCGCAGGTCCTGCCCGAGACGGTCGAGATCGCCGCCGATATCACAGTCCATCTCGCGCGTCGGCGATCCGAGTAG
- a CDS encoding CYTH domain-containing protein, giving the protein MAVEIEKKYLLSGDGWRAEVVSGESITQGYLSMDREREVRVRLVGDGAAFLTVKGRRVGPARLEFEYPIPAADARELLALCLGAPLHKHRHHLGRTPGRWIVDEYTGANAGLLVAEVEWDEGQAEPPTPSWIGPDVSADPRYSNASLTRTPYTSW; this is encoded by the coding sequence ATGGCTGTGGAGATCGAGAAGAAGTACCTGCTGTCCGGCGACGGATGGCGGGCCGAGGTGGTGTCCGGCGAGAGCATCACCCAGGGGTACCTCTCGATGGACCGCGAGCGGGAGGTGAGGGTCCGTCTGGTCGGCGACGGCGCCGCCTTCCTCACCGTGAAGGGCCGCCGGGTCGGCCCGGCCCGCCTGGAGTTCGAGTACCCCATCCCTGCCGCGGACGCCCGCGAACTGCTCGCCCTCTGCCTCGGCGCTCCGCTGCACAAGCACCGCCACCACCTCGGCCGCACCCCGGGCCGCTGGATCGTCGACGAGTACACCGGCGCCAACGCCGGACTGCTCGTCGCCGAGGTCGAGTGGGACGAGGGACAGGCCGAGCCCCCCACTCCGTCCTGGATCGGCCCCGACGTCAGCGCCGATCCCCGCTACTCCAACGCCTCCCTCACCCGTACCCCGTACACCTCCTGGTGA
- a CDS encoding GNAT family N-acetyltransferase, which produces MPNLAPQQLPAGYRNRSATTVDAQEIHRLVAACERELHGRVDTDPGAIVADLAMPGLDLAVDTLLVHDSAGELVARAWVKGGRRAEIDVHPGHRGRGLGRWLLDWAELRACQSGSERLAQTVSDEDRAAIDLLRSHGYGPFVTQWLLAIAMPTEPTVPEPPAGITVRPFRPGDERAAYRLTEDAFDEWQKRRKSYDEWARHTVERATFAPAASPAAFAGDHMVGAVLSVRTPGTDEGYIERVAVRHDHRNRGIAGTLLQYAYRSFHQQGQRTCTLWTHSETGALPFYERLGMTVRRSSTVYGKPLTGR; this is translated from the coding sequence GTGCCTAACCTTGCGCCACAGCAGTTGCCGGCCGGCTATCGGAACCGCTCGGCGACGACCGTCGATGCCCAGGAGATCCACCGTCTGGTCGCCGCGTGCGAGCGTGAGCTGCACGGCCGCGTCGACACCGATCCCGGGGCGATCGTCGCCGACCTCGCAATGCCCGGCCTGGACCTGGCGGTCGACACCCTGCTTGTGCACGACTCGGCCGGGGAACTGGTCGCCAGAGCCTGGGTGAAGGGCGGTCGGCGGGCAGAGATCGACGTCCACCCCGGGCACCGCGGGCGAGGCCTGGGCCGCTGGCTGCTCGACTGGGCAGAACTGCGGGCCTGCCAGTCGGGCAGCGAACGGCTCGCGCAGACGGTATCGGACGAGGACCGCGCGGCCATCGACCTGTTGCGGTCTCACGGGTACGGCCCGTTCGTCACCCAGTGGTTGCTGGCGATCGCGATGCCCACCGAACCGACAGTGCCCGAGCCGCCGGCCGGCATCACGGTGCGGCCGTTCCGGCCCGGGGATGAACGAGCGGCTTACCGGCTCACCGAGGACGCCTTCGACGAGTGGCAGAAGCGCCGGAAGTCCTATGACGAGTGGGCCCGGCACACCGTCGAGCGCGCCACCTTTGCACCAGCGGCGTCGCCGGCGGCATTCGCCGGCGACCACATGGTCGGCGCTGTGCTGTCGGTGAGAACCCCGGGCACCGATGAGGGGTACATCGAGCGGGTCGCAGTCCGGCACGACCACCGCAACCGGGGGATCGCCGGCACCCTGCTGCAGTACGCGTACCGCAGCTTCCACCAACAGGGGCAACGAACCTGCACCCTGTGGACGCACTCGGAGACCGGCGCGCTGCCGTTCTACGAGCGGCTGGGCATGACGGTCCGACGCAGCTCCACGGTCTACGGCAAGCCGCTCACCGGCAGGTAG
- a CDS encoding streptophobe family protein produces the protein MHQSDHPRTNAGPGPGRARTSQGPGPGRAWADALASAAAPLLAMTAVAALGLWFARATTLPAGAFPAVLAALVLMAVGVPVDLTGSAAFVAEAQGGITALPLSVTLVGALVTGAVFLHPLRLHAVVRPGEWAARAARTALLWTGLLLLLRLSAQHSFTVPTGDPLLDELGGLFGAAPTVGFRAPVLPTIGFGLLWIVVVLALALAASRRAPLPPRLLRYQAAVRPAAHAVLTLLLVYVVIALVAGLVSATVDGHPRDTLAVILLALPNLAWIALGVGLGGVWHGHAGGSIGLPMPHPLASVLQTSQARDVTLDLSSLAQQDGRSWLLAVLAAVLLLLAGLGAALHSPADLRLWKYAAHLAVAMAVAMLLIGLLTRISASLGLSLLGLDSTGGVFLRADLLISVPLAALWGALAGLLGALMARPIRPRSIRPGR, from the coding sequence GTGCATCAGAGTGACCACCCCCGGACCAACGCAGGCCCCGGCCCCGGACGTGCCCGGACCAGCCAGGGCCCCGGCCCCGGACGTGCCTGGGCCGACGCCCTGGCGTCCGCCGCCGCCCCGCTGCTGGCCATGACCGCGGTGGCCGCCCTCGGCCTGTGGTTCGCGCGCGCCACCACGCTGCCCGCCGGGGCGTTCCCGGCCGTCCTCGCCGCCCTCGTCCTGATGGCCGTCGGGGTCCCGGTCGATCTGACCGGCAGCGCGGCCTTCGTGGCCGAGGCGCAGGGCGGGATCACGGCCCTGCCGCTGTCCGTCACGCTGGTCGGCGCGCTGGTCACGGGTGCGGTGTTCCTGCACCCGCTGCGGCTGCACGCCGTGGTCAGGCCCGGCGAGTGGGCGGCGCGGGCGGCCCGGACGGCGCTGCTGTGGACCGGTCTCCTGCTACTGCTCCGCCTGTCCGCCCAGCACAGCTTCACCGTCCCGACCGGCGATCCGCTGCTGGACGAGCTCGGCGGCCTCTTCGGCGCGGCCCCGACCGTGGGTTTCCGTGCCCCGGTGCTGCCCACCATCGGCTTCGGCCTGCTCTGGATCGTCGTCGTCCTGGCGCTGGCCCTCGCGGCATCGCGCAGGGCACCCCTGCCGCCCCGCCTGCTGCGGTACCAGGCAGCCGTCCGGCCCGCCGCGCACGCCGTGCTGACACTGCTGCTGGTCTACGTCGTCATCGCCCTGGTGGCAGGCCTGGTCTCCGCCACCGTGGACGGGCACCCGCGCGACACACTCGCCGTCATCCTGCTCGCGCTGCCCAACCTGGCCTGGATCGCCCTCGGGGTCGGTCTCGGCGGAGTGTGGCACGGGCACGCGGGCGGCAGCATCGGCCTGCCGATGCCGCACCCACTCGCCTCGGTCCTGCAGACCTCCCAGGCCCGGGACGTCACGCTCGACCTGAGCTCGCTGGCCCAGCAGGACGGCCGCTCCTGGCTGCTGGCGGTCCTGGCCGCCGTACTCCTCCTGCTCGCCGGCCTCGGAGCGGCGCTCCACTCCCCCGCCGACCTGCGCCTGTGGAAGTACGCGGCCCACCTGGCCGTGGCCATGGCCGTCGCCATGCTGCTGATCGGACTGCTCACCCGGATCTCGGCCTCGCTGGGGCTCTCCCTGCTTGGCCTCGACAGCACCGGCGGCGTCTTCCTCCGCGCCGACCTGCTGATCTCCGTACCCCTGGCCGCCCTCTGGGGCGCCCTCGCGGGCCTGCTCGGCGCCCTGATGGCCCGCCCGATCCGGCCTCGCTCGATCCGCCCTGGTCGTTGA
- a CDS encoding DUF1015 family protein, producing MRVSLDRLRPSDGVSASGPVLHPFRRAGRPPALFVLEQRRGGVLLQRGVIGAVELSGFAERRVLPHEEVHAVGVQRQRSLAGRNGGWNEPVLLAQQGVGSLDAALAAVACGEPAWSVLAADGVRHCYWPVPDPAAQEWITGQVGSRPALIADGHHRYAAALALQLEYEGLPGPWDRVLGLVVDSAVRPLTLRAIHRWLPMLDPRRVIDRARQIFAVHEVDDRFLPSAGTLVVRGAEGCWSLSAVRPQAVDAAWDGCPTEWRTIDSALVDRLILGSMGDREAAAVNYVHGEPDGALPEVGRGTLIALAAPAEGLVHRLALAGIRMPAKATSFGPKPLPGQLSYLFDAHLRKRV from the coding sequence GTGAGAGTTTCGCTCGACCGTTTGCGTCCGTCGGACGGTGTGTCCGCATCCGGTCCGGTGCTGCACCCGTTTCGTCGGGCGGGCCGACCGCCGGCGCTGTTCGTGCTGGAACAGCGCCGTGGCGGTGTCCTGCTCCAGCGGGGCGTCATCGGGGCGGTCGAGCTGTCCGGGTTCGCAGAGCGAAGGGTGCTGCCGCACGAGGAGGTTCACGCCGTTGGTGTCCAGCGGCAGCGATCGCTGGCCGGTCGAAACGGCGGCTGGAACGAGCCCGTGCTGCTCGCGCAGCAGGGCGTGGGGAGCCTCGATGCGGCATTGGCAGCCGTGGCTTGCGGAGAGCCCGCCTGGTCGGTGCTCGCTGCGGACGGCGTGCGTCACTGCTACTGGCCGGTGCCGGATCCTGCCGCGCAGGAGTGGATCACCGGGCAGGTAGGGAGTCGGCCTGCGCTGATCGCCGACGGGCATCATCGCTATGCGGCCGCGCTGGCCCTCCAACTCGAGTACGAGGGGCTGCCGGGTCCGTGGGACCGGGTTCTCGGGCTGGTGGTCGACAGCGCGGTGCGGCCCCTGACGCTCCGTGCGATCCACCGGTGGCTGCCGATGCTCGACCCCCGGCGGGTCATCGACCGTGCCCGGCAGATCTTCGCTGTTCACGAGGTGGACGATCGGTTCCTGCCGAGCGCGGGCACGTTGGTGGTTCGCGGCGCCGAAGGCTGTTGGTCGCTGAGTGCTGTCCGACCGCAGGCAGTGGATGCGGCGTGGGACGGCTGCCCGACGGAATGGCGGACGATCGACAGTGCCCTGGTGGACCGGCTGATCCTGGGTTCGATGGGGGATCGTGAAGCCGCGGCGGTGAACTACGTGCACGGTGAGCCGGACGGCGCTCTACCGGAGGTGGGCCGCGGCACACTCATCGCGCTGGCTGCTCCTGCTGAGGGACTGGTCCACCGGCTGGCTCTGGCCGGAATCCGTATGCCGGCCAAGGCCACATCCTTCGGTCCCAAACCCCTGCCCGGGCAGTTGTCCTATCTCTTCGATGCCCACCTGCGGAAGCGGGTGTAA
- a CDS encoding DUF6777 domain-containing protein yields the protein MSGGPPSQPPGGPRTLVTASGEGPRRPWWRNPRVIAPVVGAAVVAGVLAAVLVSQGSSSKVEAAPQVALQPVGAAGPDPFTGSVAAASATPSAHATVSGSTGAAGTVTVQGSEVGLYGGSKNATTCDVPKLAAFLNANPDKGRAWAGVEGIEPNAISSYLRSLTSVVLRADTRVTNHGFSNGAATAYQAVLQAGTAVLVDSRGLPRVRCACGNPLLPPAVTKTAPTYTGTPWPAFKEHEVVVVTPAPAPVNTIVVVDPSSGESFAASVGGGGASGSASPSASRHTTSPAHPGSSAPSSPASGSQAHPSGGSGSSTSVGSSPEALYSSPAR from the coding sequence GTGTCCGGAGGACCGCCCTCGCAGCCGCCCGGCGGGCCGCGGACACTGGTCACCGCGTCGGGCGAAGGCCCGCGACGGCCGTGGTGGCGCAACCCGCGGGTGATCGCACCGGTGGTGGGAGCGGCGGTGGTCGCGGGCGTGCTCGCGGCCGTCCTGGTGAGCCAGGGAAGCAGCTCCAAGGTCGAGGCGGCGCCGCAGGTGGCCCTTCAACCGGTCGGCGCGGCCGGGCCCGACCCGTTCACCGGTTCGGTCGCAGCGGCCTCGGCCACCCCGTCCGCCCACGCGACGGTCTCCGGCTCGACCGGGGCAGCGGGAACCGTCACCGTGCAGGGCTCGGAGGTGGGCCTGTACGGCGGCAGCAAGAACGCCACCACCTGCGACGTGCCGAAGCTCGCCGCCTTCCTGAACGCCAACCCCGACAAGGGCCGCGCCTGGGCCGGGGTCGAGGGCATCGAGCCGAACGCCATCTCCTCGTACCTCAGGTCGCTCACCTCGGTGGTGCTGCGGGCCGACACCCGGGTCACCAACCACGGGTTCAGCAACGGTGCGGCGACGGCGTACCAGGCGGTGCTGCAGGCCGGGACGGCGGTGCTCGTCGACTCACGCGGGCTGCCCAGGGTGCGCTGCGCCTGCGGCAACCCGCTGCTGCCGCCGGCCGTCACGAAGACCGCTCCGACCTACACCGGTACGCCCTGGCCGGCCTTCAAGGAGCACGAGGTGGTGGTGGTCACCCCGGCGCCGGCGCCGGTGAACACGATCGTGGTGGTCGATCCGTCGAGCGGCGAGTCCTTCGCCGCGTCCGTCGGCGGAGGTGGCGCGTCCGGTTCGGCCTCGCCGTCGGCCTCACGGCACACCACCTCGCCCGCCCACCCCGGGTCGTCGGCGCCGTCCTCGCCCGCATCCGGGTCGCAGGCGCACCCGTCCGGCGGATCCGGGTCGTCCACCTCCGTCGGCTCGTCGCCGGAGGCCCTGTACTCGTCGCCGGCCCGGTGA
- a CDS encoding DUF2277 domain-containing protein — translation MCRSIKTLRPPVTPDVTDEDIHAAALQYVRKVSGFRVPAAHNRDAFEQAVDAVAEATRELLADLVVRGAATA, via the coding sequence ATGTGCCGGAGTATCAAGACCCTCAGACCTCCCGTGACGCCCGACGTCACCGACGAGGACATCCACGCGGCGGCGTTGCAGTACGTCCGCAAGGTCTCGGGATTCCGGGTGCCTGCCGCGCACAACCGCGACGCCTTCGAGCAGGCGGTGGACGCCGTGGCCGAGGCCACCCGGGAGCTGCTCGCCGACCTGGTGGTACGCGGCGCGGCAACGGCCTGA
- a CDS encoding serine/threonine-protein kinase gives MSGAAAPSDLSGTQLAGYRLDRVIGRGGMAVVYEAEDLRLGRVVAVKLLAPELARNDVFRQRFARESKIAAAIDHPHIVPVYEAGEAEGVLFIAMRYVRGRDLRALLDRQGPLSVRQAARITGQVASALDAAHAHDLVHRDVKPGNILVAEGTDTEHPEHVYLTDFGLTKKSLSLTGLTTVGQFVGTLDYVAPEQISGKPVDGRCDVYSLACVVYEELTGAPPFRRDDDLALLWAHLNDPAPPLTASRPDLPPALDAVLAKALAKSPEERYDSCLAFVAALRAAGESPAVEAPVPTPTEVIPVLPEPVPAPPTWAWPVFGVGGPT, from the coding sequence ATGAGTGGTGCGGCGGCGCCGTCCGACCTGTCCGGCACGCAGCTGGCCGGGTACCGGCTGGACCGGGTGATCGGCCGGGGCGGGATGGCCGTGGTGTACGAGGCGGAGGACCTGCGGCTCGGCCGCGTCGTCGCCGTCAAGCTGCTCGCCCCCGAGCTGGCGCGCAACGACGTCTTCCGGCAGCGCTTCGCCCGCGAGTCGAAGATCGCGGCGGCCATCGACCACCCGCACATCGTCCCCGTCTACGAGGCGGGGGAGGCGGAGGGCGTGCTCTTCATCGCGATGCGCTACGTGCGCGGCCGCGACCTGCGGGCGCTGCTGGACCGCCAGGGGCCGCTCTCCGTCCGGCAGGCCGCCAGGATCACCGGCCAGGTGGCCTCCGCCCTGGACGCCGCCCACGCGCATGACCTGGTCCACCGGGACGTGAAGCCCGGCAACATCCTGGTCGCCGAGGGCACCGACACCGAGCACCCCGAGCACGTCTACCTGACCGACTTCGGTCTCACCAAGAAGTCCCTCTCGCTGACCGGCCTCACCACGGTCGGCCAGTTCGTCGGCACGCTCGACTACGTCGCGCCCGAGCAGATCTCCGGCAAGCCCGTGGACGGGCGGTGCGACGTCTACAGCCTCGCCTGCGTGGTCTACGAGGAGCTGACCGGCGCGCCGCCGTTCCGCCGCGACGACGACCTTGCCCTGCTCTGGGCGCACCTGAACGACCCGGCGCCGCCGCTCACCGCCTCGCGTCCCGACCTGCCGCCCGCGCTGGACGCGGTGCTGGCCAAGGCCCTCGCCAAGTCTCCCGAGGAGCGGTACGACAGCTGCCTCGCCTTCGTGGCGGCGCTGCGCGCAGCGGGCGAGTCGCCCGCCGTCGAAGCGCCGGTGCCCACCCCGACCGAGGTGATCCCGGTGCTCCCCGAGCCGGTCCCGGCGCCCCCGACCTGGGCCTGGCCGGTCTTCGGCGTCGGCGGACCGACCTGA